A region of Streptomyces cinnamoneus DNA encodes the following proteins:
- a CDS encoding helix-turn-helix domain-containing protein, whose product MPPHHGEHTGARIKRSRKVRRLTQRELAELSNVSYSTLTKVEQGALPASPSVVGALARALSVSVAELNGQPYFEELRQDQLDGLIQPIREALNVYDLGPDPDVVPRPVEELETCAGRLCALVRAANVKQAAADLPGLILEATTTVHTAGSDRSWRLLASMYRTAYDVTTKLSCPDLGMVALDRMGWAAECASDPVLGAVRQYMRGVAYLRAGDYRTGRRLVQLGMAALEQAEPGRERDVATGQLHLGSAVLAGRGNDEATAGAHLEEAQRIADRTGPAEGVHWLSFGPTNVGVHRVSVLAELGQYADAVRAAEKTRIPDGWIPSRLAHHYAEVAQALMWTGRAEAAFKNLQKARKLAPQQTRYHALVRETYAGLESAKRRMPSTFCNFGAWLGA is encoded by the coding sequence ATGCCCCCGCACCATGGCGAGCACACCGGCGCGCGGATCAAGCGCTCACGCAAGGTCCGGCGCCTGACGCAGCGCGAGTTGGCCGAGCTGTCGAACGTTTCCTACAGCACCCTCACCAAGGTCGAACAGGGTGCCTTGCCCGCGAGTCCCTCGGTGGTAGGCGCGCTGGCTCGTGCCCTTTCCGTCTCCGTGGCGGAGCTGAATGGCCAGCCCTACTTCGAGGAGCTGCGACAGGACCAGCTGGACGGGCTGATCCAGCCGATCCGTGAGGCACTGAACGTCTACGACCTCGGCCCTGATCCTGATGTCGTTCCGCGTCCGGTGGAGGAACTTGAGACGTGTGCCGGGAGGCTGTGCGCGCTGGTCCGCGCGGCCAACGTCAAGCAGGCTGCCGCCGATCTCCCCGGCCTCATCCTTGAAGCCACCACGACCGTGCACACGGCAGGGAGCGACCGGAGTTGGCGCCTGCTCGCCAGCATGTACCGCACCGCTTACGACGTCACCACCAAGCTCAGCTGCCCCGACCTGGGCATGGTCGCGCTGGACCGCATGGGGTGGGCGGCCGAGTGCGCTTCCGACCCGGTTCTCGGTGCGGTCCGTCAGTACATGCGGGGGGTGGCCTACCTCCGGGCGGGCGACTACCGGACCGGCAGGCGGCTGGTCCAGCTGGGCATGGCCGCCTTGGAGCAGGCGGAGCCGGGCCGGGAACGCGACGTCGCGACAGGGCAGCTGCACCTGGGCTCCGCCGTTCTGGCAGGCAGGGGAAACGATGAAGCCACCGCTGGGGCCCATCTGGAGGAAGCACAGCGCATCGCGGACCGCACCGGGCCCGCTGAGGGGGTGCATTGGCTCTCGTTCGGACCGACCAATGTGGGTGTGCACCGGGTCAGCGTCCTCGCTGAGCTGGGACAGTATGCGGATGCTGTGCGGGCAGCGGAGAAGACCCGGATTCCGGATGGTTGGATTCCGTCCCGTCTCGCACACCACTACGCCGAGGTCGCTCAGGCTCTGATGTGGACGGGGCGCGCGGAAGCCGCCTTCAAGAACCTGCAGAAGGCGCGAAAGCTCGCGCCGCAGCAGACGAGGTACCACGCCTTGGTACGGGAAACCTATGCGGGGCTTGAGTCGGCGAAGCGACGGATGCCGAGCACGTTCTGCAATTTCGGCGCCTGGCTGGGCGCGTAG
- a CDS encoding PCC domain-containing protein, producing MHVIEVKDAELMSAIARRSKELGITNAAIVSLIGAVDAFTVSTMPVSDATADVITRYDIPAEMHGSGEITEGTVHIHATMAVEGDRAVCGHVHEAHVGTWFARAYVLPC from the coding sequence GTGCATGTGATCGAGGTCAAGGACGCTGAGCTGATGAGCGCGATTGCCCGGCGTTCCAAGGAACTCGGCATCACCAACGCCGCCATCGTCTCCCTCATCGGCGCCGTGGACGCCTTCACGGTCTCGACCATGCCTGTCTCCGACGCCACCGCAGACGTGATCACACGCTACGACATCCCCGCCGAGATGCACGGCTCGGGAGAGATCACCGAGGGCACCGTCCACATCCACGCCACGATGGCGGTCGAAGGCGACCGTGCGGTGTGCGGTCATGTGCACGAGGCCCACGTCGGTACGTGGTTCGCCAGGGCCTACGTCCTGCCCTGCTGA
- a CDS encoding holo-ACP synthase — protein MIVGVGIDVAEIDRFGAALQRTPGMADRLFVERELYLPSGERRGVASLAARFAAKEALAKALGAPAGLLWTDAEVVTEDTGQPRLVVTGTVAARAEALGVTSWHISLSHDAGVASAVVVAEK, from the coding sequence ATGATCGTTGGAGTGGGCATCGACGTGGCAGAGATCGACCGCTTCGGCGCCGCCCTCCAGCGCACGCCGGGCATGGCCGACCGCCTGTTCGTGGAGCGCGAGCTGTACCTGCCGAGCGGCGAGCGGCGCGGCGTCGCGTCCCTCGCGGCCCGCTTCGCCGCCAAGGAGGCCCTCGCGAAGGCCCTGGGGGCACCGGCGGGCCTGCTGTGGACGGACGCCGAGGTCGTCACCGAGGACACCGGCCAGCCCCGGCTGGTGGTCACGGGAACGGTGGCGGCCCGAGCGGAGGCACTGGGGGTGACCTCCTGGCACATCTCGCTGAGCCATGACGCGGGGGTGGCGTCGGCGGTGGTGGTGGCGGAGAAGTAG
- the glmS gene encoding glutamine--fructose-6-phosphate transaminase (isomerizing) — MCGIVGYVGGQSALDVVLAGLRRLEYRGYDSAGVAVLADGGLAAAKKAGKLANLEKELSDRPLPSGPTAVGHTRWATHGGPTDANAHPHLDNPGRVAVVHNGIIENFAALRAELADRGHTLESETDTEVVAHLLSEVFSSCGDLAESMRQVCRRLEGAFTLVAVHADEPDVVVGARRNSPLVVGVGDGENFLASDVAAFIAHTREAIELGQDQVVELRRDGVQVTDFDGASATDVRAYHVDWDASAAEKGGYDYFMLKEIAEQPRAVADTLLGRIDAAGSLTLDEVRIPDSVLREVDKVVVVACGTAYHAGLIAKYAIEHWTRIPCETELASEFRYRDPILDQRTLVIAISQSGETMDTLMALRHAREQGAKVLAVCNTNGSTIPRESDAVLYTHAGPEVAVASTKAFLTQLVACYLVALYLGQVRGTKWGDEVGSVVRELSEIAREVEEVLETMEPVRELARSLADKNTVLFLGRHVGYPVALEGALKLKELAYMHAEGFAAGELKHGPIALIEQDLPVVVVVPSPRGRSVLHDKIVSNIQEIRARGARTIVIAERGDEAVRPYADHLIEIPRTPVLLQPLVATVPLQVFACELATARGNEVDQPRNLAKSVTVE; from the coding sequence ATGTGCGGAATCGTTGGCTATGTGGGAGGGCAGAGCGCCCTCGATGTCGTGTTGGCGGGGCTGCGGCGGCTGGAGTACCGCGGCTATGACTCGGCCGGGGTGGCGGTCCTGGCCGACGGCGGGCTGGCCGCCGCCAAGAAGGCGGGCAAGCTCGCCAACCTGGAGAAGGAACTGTCCGACCGGCCGCTGCCCTCCGGCCCCACCGCCGTCGGCCACACCCGCTGGGCCACCCACGGCGGCCCCACGGACGCCAACGCGCACCCCCACCTGGACAACCCGGGCCGCGTCGCCGTCGTCCACAACGGCATCATCGAGAACTTCGCCGCGCTGCGGGCGGAGCTGGCGGACCGGGGTCACACCCTGGAGTCCGAGACCGACACCGAGGTCGTCGCCCACCTGCTGTCGGAGGTCTTCTCCTCCTGCGGCGACCTGGCCGAGTCCATGCGGCAGGTGTGCCGCCGCCTGGAGGGGGCCTTCACGCTCGTGGCCGTGCACGCCGACGAGCCGGACGTGGTCGTCGGCGCGCGCCGCAACTCCCCGCTGGTGGTCGGCGTCGGCGACGGCGAGAACTTCCTCGCCTCGGACGTCGCCGCCTTCATCGCCCACACCAGGGAGGCGATCGAGCTGGGCCAGGACCAGGTCGTCGAGCTGCGCCGCGACGGGGTCCAGGTCACCGACTTCGACGGCGCGTCGGCGACCGACGTGCGCGCGTACCACGTGGACTGGGACGCCTCGGCCGCCGAGAAGGGCGGCTACGACTACTTCATGCTCAAGGAGATCGCCGAGCAGCCCAGGGCGGTCGCCGACACGCTGCTGGGCCGCATCGACGCGGCCGGCTCGCTCACGCTGGACGAGGTGCGGATCCCCGACTCCGTGCTGCGGGAGGTCGACAAGGTCGTCGTCGTGGCGTGCGGCACGGCCTACCACGCGGGCCTGATCGCCAAGTACGCCATCGAGCACTGGACCCGCATCCCGTGCGAGACGGAGCTGGCGAGCGAGTTCCGCTACCGGGACCCGATCCTCGACCAGCGGACGCTGGTCATCGCCATCAGCCAGTCGGGCGAGACCATGGACACGCTGATGGCCCTGCGCCACGCCCGTGAGCAGGGCGCGAAGGTGCTGGCCGTCTGCAACACCAACGGCTCGACGATCCCGCGCGAGTCCGACGCCGTGCTCTACACCCACGCGGGCCCCGAGGTCGCGGTCGCCTCGACGAAGGCCTTCCTCACCCAGCTGGTGGCCTGCTACCTGGTGGCCCTCTACCTCGGTCAGGTGCGGGGCACCAAGTGGGGCGACGAGGTGGGCAGCGTCGTGCGCGAGCTGTCGGAGATCGCGCGGGAGGTGGAGGAGGTCCTGGAGACCATGGAGCCGGTGCGCGAGCTGGCGAGGTCCCTGGCCGACAAGAACACCGTCCTCTTCCTCGGCCGGCACGTGGGCTACCCGGTGGCCCTCGAAGGCGCGCTCAAGCTCAAGGAGCTCGCCTACATGCACGCCGAGGGCTTCGCGGCGGGCGAGCTGAAGCACGGCCCGATCGCCCTGATCGAGCAGGACCTGCCGGTGGTCGTCGTGGTGCCCTCGCCGCGCGGCCGGTCGGTCCTCCACGACAAGATCGTCTCCAACATCCAGGAGATCCGGGCCCGCGGCGCCCGCACGATCGTGATCGCGGAACGCGGCGACGAGGCGGTCCGCCCGTACGCCGACCACCTGATCGAGATCCCCCGGACGCCGGTGCTGCTGCAGCCGCTGGTGGCCACCGTGCCGCTCCAGGTCTTCGCCTGCGAGCTGGCCACGGCCCGCGGCAACGAGGTCGACCAGCCGCGGAACCTGGCGAAGTCGGTGACGGTCGAATGA
- the coaA gene encoding type I pantothenate kinase: protein MPTTTEQPQQRRRADSSPFVDLTRAEWSALRENTPLPLTADEVERLRGLGDVIDLDEVRDIYLPLSRLLNLYVGATGSLRGALNTFLGEKGAQRGTPFVIGVAGSVAVGKSTTARLLRALLARWPEHPRVELVTTDGFLLPNAELQARGLMSRKGFPDSYDRRALTRFVADVKAGKDEVSAPVYSHLIYDIVPGERLTVHRPDILIIEGLNVLQPAQPGLDGRTRVGLADFFDFSVYVDARAEDIERWYYERFKKLRATAFHDPDSYFRRYTEVSEEEALDYARRNWRTINKPNLLENVAPTRGRSNLILRKGPDHKVQRLSLRKL, encoded by the coding sequence GTGCCGACCACCACTGAGCAGCCGCAGCAAAGGCGCCGCGCAGACTCCTCACCGTTCGTGGACCTGACCCGAGCGGAATGGAGCGCCCTGCGCGAGAACACCCCGCTGCCGCTGACCGCCGACGAGGTCGAGCGGCTGCGCGGGCTGGGCGACGTCATCGACCTGGACGAGGTCCGCGACATCTACCTGCCGCTGTCGCGCCTGCTCAACCTCTACGTCGGCGCCACCGGCAGCCTGCGCGGCGCCCTCAACACCTTCCTCGGCGAGAAGGGGGCCCAGCGCGGCACGCCCTTCGTCATAGGGGTCGCTGGCAGCGTCGCGGTCGGCAAGTCGACCACGGCGCGACTGCTGCGGGCGCTGCTGGCCCGCTGGCCCGAGCACCCGCGCGTCGAGCTGGTCACCACGGACGGCTTCCTGCTGCCCAACGCCGAGCTGCAGGCCCGGGGCCTGATGTCGCGGAAAGGTTTCCCCGACTCCTACGACCGTCGTGCGCTGACGCGCTTCGTCGCAGATGTGAAGGCCGGCAAGGACGAGGTGTCCGCGCCCGTCTACTCCCACCTCATCTACGACATCGTGCCCGGCGAACGGCTGACCGTTCACCGGCCCGACATCCTGATCATCGAGGGCCTCAACGTCCTCCAGCCGGCCCAGCCGGGCCTGGACGGCCGCACCCGCGTGGGCCTGGCCGACTTCTTCGACTTCAGCGTGTACGTGGACGCGCGCGCCGAGGACATCGAGCGCTGGTACTACGAGCGCTTCAAGAAACTGCGCGCCACGGCCTTCCACGACCCCGACTCCTACTTCCGCCGCTACACCGAGGTGTCGGAGGAGGAGGCGCTGGACTACGCGCGCCGCAATTGGCGCACCATCAACAAGCCCAACCTGCTGGAGAACGTCGCCCCCACGCGGGGGCGGTCGAACCTGATCCTGCGCAAGGGACCCGACCACAAGGTGCAGCGGCTGTCGTTGCGCAAGCTCTGA
- a CDS encoding DUF389 domain-containing protein gives MLHLRIISPADRTDEIVALAERTVGVAHLAVLTGAARSPQGDIVLCDVAREAADELLEALGEAGVPQWGAIAVDGVDLMLSRRAEVAKEEAPGEGADAIVWESLAGETHEESTLTVTFLAFLTVATMLAACGVIIDSAILIVGAMAVGPEFGPLAGLCTALVRRTPRLAWRSLAALLVGFPVAMLVTGGFSLLMDWLGLFHEAKFLAPRPQTAFIWQPDAFSFIVAFLAGIAGILSLTSAKSGALIGVAISVTTVPAAANAAVALSYGNWSETRGSAVQLALNLLGIVIAGTLTLLAQKWFWARQRARGPARA, from the coding sequence ATGCTGCATCTGCGGATCATCAGCCCCGCCGACCGCACCGACGAGATCGTCGCCCTCGCCGAGCGCACCGTGGGCGTCGCCCACCTCGCCGTCCTCACCGGTGCGGCCCGCAGCCCGCAGGGCGACATCGTGCTGTGCGACGTGGCGCGCGAGGCCGCCGACGAACTGCTGGAGGCGCTCGGCGAAGCGGGCGTCCCCCAGTGGGGGGCGATCGCCGTCGACGGCGTGGACCTGATGCTCTCCCGGCGCGCCGAGGTCGCCAAGGAGGAGGCACCGGGCGAGGGCGCGGACGCGATCGTCTGGGAGTCGCTGGCCGGCGAGACCCACGAGGAGTCGACGCTGACCGTCACCTTCCTGGCGTTCCTGACGGTCGCCACGATGCTCGCCGCCTGCGGCGTGATCATCGACAGCGCGATCCTGATCGTCGGCGCGATGGCGGTGGGCCCGGAGTTCGGTCCGCTCGCCGGGCTGTGCACGGCCCTCGTGCGCCGCACCCCCCGCCTGGCGTGGCGCTCGCTCGCCGCCCTGCTCGTGGGCTTTCCGGTGGCCATGCTGGTGACCGGCGGCTTCAGCCTGCTGATGGACTGGCTGGGGCTCTTCCACGAGGCGAAGTTCCTCGCGCCGCGTCCGCAGACCGCCTTCATCTGGCAGCCGGACGCCTTCTCCTTCATCGTGGCGTTCCTGGCCGGCATCGCCGGGATCCTGTCCCTGACCTCGGCGAAGTCGGGGGCGCTGATCGGCGTGGCGATCTCGGTGACCACGGTGCCGGCGGCCGCGAACGCCGCCGTGGCGCTGTCCTACGGCAACTGGTCGGAGACCCGCGGCTCCGCCGTCCAGCTGGCACTGAACCTGCTGGGGATCGTCATCGCGGGCACGCTCACGCTGCTCGCCCAGAAGTGGTTCTGGGCGAGGCAGCGTGCCCGCGGGCCGGCCCGGGCCTGA
- the glmM gene encoding phosphoglucosamine mutase codes for MGRLFGTDGVRGVANADLTAELALGLSVAAAHVLAEAGTFEGHRPVAVVGRDPRASGEFLEAAVVAGLASAGVDVLRVGVLPTPAVAYLTGALGADLGVMLSASHNAMPDNGIKFFARGGHKLADELEDRIERTYRAHASGEPWDRPTGAGVGRVRDYDQGFDNYVAHLIGVLPNRLDGLKVVIDGAHGAASRVSPEAFSRAGAEVVTIGTDPDGLNINHECGSTHLDKLRAAVVEHGADLGVAHDGDADRCLAVDAEGNEIDGDQILAVLALAMREAGSLRKNTVVATVMSNLGFKLAMEREGVELVQTSVGDRYVLEEMKANGFALGGEQSGHVIVLDHATTGDGTLTGLMLASRVAATGRSLAELAGVMERLPQILINVRDVDKSRVGSSAELADAVNAAERELGATGRVLLRSSGTEPLVRVMVEAADIEQARAVAQRLADVVKSELG; via the coding sequence GTGGGACGACTCTTCGGTACGGACGGTGTGCGCGGTGTCGCGAACGCCGATCTGACGGCGGAGCTGGCGCTCGGCCTGTCGGTCGCCGCGGCACACGTGCTCGCCGAGGCGGGTACGTTCGAGGGCCACCGCCCGGTGGCCGTGGTCGGCCGCGATCCGCGCGCGTCCGGGGAGTTCCTGGAGGCCGCCGTGGTGGCCGGTCTCGCCAGCGCCGGCGTGGACGTCCTGCGGGTGGGCGTGCTGCCCACGCCCGCCGTCGCCTATCTGACGGGCGCCCTCGGCGCGGACCTCGGCGTGATGCTCTCCGCCAGCCACAACGCCATGCCCGACAACGGCATCAAGTTCTTCGCCCGCGGCGGCCACAAGCTCGCCGACGAGCTTGAGGACCGCATCGAGCGGACCTACCGCGCCCACGCCTCCGGCGAGCCCTGGGACCGGCCCACCGGCGCCGGCGTCGGCCGCGTCCGCGACTACGACCAGGGCTTCGACAACTACGTCGCCCACCTGATCGGTGTCCTCCCCAACCGCCTCGACGGCCTCAAGGTCGTCATCGACGGCGCCCACGGCGCCGCCTCGCGCGTCTCCCCCGAGGCCTTCTCGCGGGCCGGCGCCGAGGTCGTCACCATCGGCACCGACCCCGACGGCCTCAACATCAACCACGAGTGCGGCTCCACGCACCTGGACAAGCTGCGCGCCGCCGTCGTCGAGCACGGCGCCGACCTGGGCGTGGCCCACGACGGCGACGCCGACCGCTGCCTGGCCGTGGACGCCGAGGGCAACGAGATCGACGGCGACCAGATCCTCGCCGTCCTGGCCCTCGCGATGCGCGAGGCGGGCTCGCTGCGCAAGAACACCGTCGTCGCCACCGTCATGTCGAACCTCGGCTTCAAGCTGGCCATGGAGCGCGAGGGCGTCGAGCTGGTCCAGACCTCGGTCGGCGACCGGTACGTCCTGGAGGAGATGAAGGCGAACGGCTTCGCCCTGGGCGGCGAGCAGTCCGGCCACGTCATCGTCCTCGACCACGCCACGACCGGCGACGGCACCCTGACCGGTCTGATGCTGGCCTCGCGGGTCGCCGCCACGGGCCGCTCGCTGGCCGAGCTGGCCGGGGTCATGGAGCGGCTGCCGCAGATCCTGATCAACGTCCGCGACGTCGACAAGTCCCGCGTGGGCTCCTCGGCGGAGCTGGCCGACGCCGTCAACGCCGCCGAGCGCGAGCTGGGCGCCACGGGCCGGGTCCTGCTGCGCTCGTCCGGCACCGAGCCGCTCGTGCGGGTGATGGTCGAGGCCGCCGACATCGAGCAGGCGCGCGCGGTGGCGCAGCGCCTGGCGGACGTGGTCAAGTCCGAGCTGGGCTGA
- the rpsI gene encoding 30S ribosomal protein S9 — protein sequence MAETTAETPLEGVEEYTTETEVVESEYTSESLASRFGDPQPAAGLGRRKNAIARVRIVPGSGKWKINGRTLEDYFPNKVHQQEVNEPFKVLELDDRYDVIARIAGGGVSGQAGALRLGVARALNEADVDNNRGPLKKAGFLKRDDRAVERKKAGLKKARKAPQYSKR from the coding sequence GTGGCTGAGACCACCGCCGAGACCCCGCTCGAGGGCGTCGAGGAGTACACCACCGAGACCGAGGTCGTCGAGTCGGAGTACACCTCCGAGTCCCTCGCGTCCCGCTTCGGGGACCCGCAGCCGGCCGCCGGCCTGGGCCGTCGCAAGAACGCCATCGCCCGCGTCCGGATCGTTCCGGGCTCCGGCAAGTGGAAGATCAACGGTCGCACCCTTGAGGACTACTTCCCCAACAAGGTGCACCAGCAGGAAGTCAACGAGCCCTTCAAGGTGCTCGAGCTTGACGACCGCTACGACGTCATCGCCCGCATCGCGGGTGGCGGCGTGTCCGGCCAGGCCGGCGCCCTGCGCCTCGGTGTGGCCCGCGCGCTGAACGAGGCCGACGTGGACAACAACCGCGGCCCGCTGAAGAAGGCCGGCTTCCTCAAGCGCGACGACCGTGCGGTCGAGCGCAAGAAGGCCGGTCTCAAGAAGGCCCGCAAGGCTCCGCAGTACAGCAAGCGCTAA
- the rplM gene encoding 50S ribosomal protein L13: protein MRTYSPKPGDVTRQWHIIDAQDVVLGRLASQAASLLRGKHKPVYAPHMDMGDFVVIINADKVHLSGNKKSQKMAYRHSGFPGGLRAVRYDELLDKNPEKAVEKAIKGMLPKNSLGRQMLSKLKVYSGDQHPHAAQQPVPFEITQVKQG from the coding sequence GTGCGTACGTACAGCCCCAAGCCCGGCGATGTCACGCGCCAGTGGCACATCATCGACGCGCAGGACGTCGTCCTGGGCCGTCTGGCCTCTCAGGCTGCCTCCCTGCTGCGCGGCAAGCACAAGCCCGTGTACGCCCCGCACATGGACATGGGTGACTTCGTCGTCATCATCAACGCCGACAAGGTGCACCTGTCCGGCAACAAGAAGTCGCAGAAGATGGCGTACCGCCACTCCGGCTTCCCGGGTGGTCTGCGCGCCGTCCGCTACGACGAGCTGCTCGACAAGAACCCCGAGAAGGCCGTCGAGAAGGCGATCAAGGGCATGCTGCCCAAGAACTCCCTCGGCCGTCAGATGCTCTCGAAGCTGAAGGTCTACTCGGGCGACCAGCACCCGCACGCCGCCCAGCAGCCCGTTCCGTTCGAGATCACCCAGGTCAAGCAGGGCTAA
- a CDS encoding ABC-F family ATP-binding cassette domain-containing protein — protein MGHVEAAHLEYDLPDGRPLLGDVSFRVGEGASVALVGANGAGKTTLMRLISGELQPHGGSVTVSGGLGVMPQFVGSVRDERTVRDLLVSVAQPRVRAAAKAVDAAENAIMTVDDEAAQMAYAQALADWAEARGYEAETTWDMCTMAALGVPYEKAQWRQVRTLSGGEQKRLVLESLLRGTDEVLLLDEPDNYLDVPGKRWLEERLRETKKTVLFVSHDRELLARAAEKIISVEPGPAGSDVWVHGGGFGTYHEARKERFARFEELRRRWDEKHAQLKKLVITLRQAAAVSHEMASRYAAAQTRLRKFEEAGPPPEPPREQDIRMRLRGGRTGVRAVTCAQLELTGLMNPFDLEVFYGERVAVLGSNGSGKSHFLRLLAGEDVAHTGGWKLGARVVPGHFAQTHAHPELMGRTLVDILWTEHAKDRGGAMSALRRYELERQGDQPFEKLSGGQQARFQILLLELAGTTALLLDEPTDNLDLESAEALQEGLEAYEGTVLAVTHDRWFARSFDRFLVFGADGRVREVPEPVWDEGRVARKR, from the coding sequence ATGGGACATGTGGAAGCGGCACATCTGGAGTACGACCTTCCGGACGGGAGGCCCTTGCTCGGCGACGTGTCGTTCCGGGTGGGAGAGGGCGCCTCGGTCGCCCTCGTGGGGGCCAACGGCGCGGGCAAGACCACGCTGATGCGGCTGATCTCCGGCGAGCTCCAGCCGCACGGCGGCTCGGTCACCGTCTCCGGCGGGCTGGGCGTCATGCCGCAGTTCGTGGGTTCCGTGCGGGACGAGCGCACGGTCCGCGACCTGCTGGTCTCCGTGGCCCAGCCCCGTGTCCGCGCGGCCGCGAAGGCCGTCGACGCCGCCGAGAACGCGATCATGACCGTGGACGACGAGGCCGCGCAGATGGCCTACGCCCAGGCGCTGGCCGACTGGGCCGAGGCCCGGGGCTACGAGGCCGAGACCACCTGGGACATGTGCACCATGGCCGCGCTCGGCGTCCCGTACGAGAAGGCCCAGTGGCGCCAGGTGCGCACCCTCTCCGGCGGTGAGCAGAAGCGGCTCGTCCTGGAGTCGCTGCTGCGCGGCACGGACGAGGTGCTGCTCCTGGACGAGCCGGACAACTACCTGGACGTCCCCGGCAAGCGCTGGCTGGAGGAGCGGCTGCGCGAGACGAAGAAGACGGTGCTCTTCGTCTCCCACGACCGGGAGCTGCTGGCCCGCGCCGCCGAGAAGATCATCAGCGTCGAACCGGGGCCCGCGGGCAGCGACGTCTGGGTGCACGGCGGCGGCTTCGGCACGTACCACGAGGCCCGCAAGGAGCGCTTCGCCCGCTTCGAGGAGCTGCGCCGCCGCTGGGACGAGAAGCACGCCCAGCTGAAGAAGCTGGTGATCACGCTCCGGCAGGCGGCGGCCGTCAGCCACGAGATGGCCTCCCGCTACGCCGCCGCCCAGACCCGGCTGCGGAAGTTCGAGGAGGCCGGCCCGCCGCCGGAGCCGCCGCGCGAGCAGGACATCCGCATGCGGCTGCGCGGCGGGCGCACGGGCGTGCGCGCCGTGACCTGCGCGCAACTGGAGCTGACCGGCCTGATGAACCCGTTCGACCTGGAGGTCTTCTACGGGGAGCGGGTCGCGGTGCTCGGCAGCAACGGCTCGGGGAAGTCCCACTTCCTGCGCCTCCTCGCCGGAGAGGACGTCGCGCACACCGGCGGGTGGAAGCTGGGCGCCCGCGTCGTGCCCGGTCACTTCGCGCAGACGCACGCCCACCCGGAGCTGATGGGCCGCACCCTCGTCGACATCCTGTGGACGGAGCACGCCAAGGACCGCGGGGGCGCGATGTCGGCGCTGCGCCGCTACGAGCTGGAGCGCCAGGGCGACCAGCCCTTCGAGAAGCTGTCGGGCGGCCAGCAGGCGCGCTTCCAGATCCTGCTCCTGGAGCTGGCGGGGACCACGGCCCTGCTGCTGGACGAGCCGACGGACAACCTGGACCTGGAGAGCGCGGAGGCGCTCCAGGAGGGCCTGGAGGCGTACGAGGGGACCGTGCTGGCGGTCACGCACGACCGGTGGTTCGCCCGGTCCTTCGACCGCTTCCTGGTCTTCGGCGCGGACGGCCGGGTGCGGGAGGTGCCGGAGCCGGTGTGGGACGAGGGGCGCGTGGCGCGGAAGCGGTAG